A genomic segment from Oncorhynchus clarkii lewisi isolate Uvic-CL-2024 chromosome 12, UVic_Ocla_1.0, whole genome shotgun sequence encodes:
- the LOC139420913 gene encoding protein shisa-3-like has translation MMRLLNYLLLGYLTWNLRISDAQGEYCHGWLDSNGNYHEGFQCPEDFDTMDATVCCGSCSLRYCCAAVDARLDQGSCTNDRELNNTEFAAQPIYVPFLMVGSIFVAFVVVGSLVAIYCCTCLRPKQPTQQALRFSLRNCQGETIPMILTTAPASLRTPSRQSSTATSSSSAGGSSSVRRFSLGGQGQQHGYLVSASAPSTRVFTSPSTPQPLLPPPPPPPYTSPAACMPGGRQHPHSHAQLQLHQPMHPHQQPHLAQGPGFLLPQQYFFPLQPEHFSGAKGFADFGQS, from the exons ATGATGCGACTGCTAAACTACCTCTTGCTGGGCTACCTGACCTGGAATCTACGGATATCAGACGCACAAGGGGAGTACTGCCATGGGTGGCTGGACAGTAATGGAAATTACCACGAAGGCTTTCAGTGTCCGGAGGACTTTGACACCATGGACGCGACCGTGTGCTGCGGGTCTTGCTCCCTGCGGTACTGTTGCGCGGCTGTGGACGCACGGCTGGACCAGGGAAGCTGTACCAACGACCGAGAACTGAATAACACTGAGTTTGCAGCGC AGCCTATCTACGTGCCCTTCCTGATGGTGGGCTCTATCTTTGTGGCCTTCGTGGTGGTTGGCTCCCTGGTTGCCATCTACTGTTGCACCTGCCTGCGGCCCAAACAGCCTACCCAGCAGGCTCTCCGCTTCTCACTGCGCAACTGCCAGGGCGAGACCATCCCCATGATCCTGACCACTGCGCCAGCCAGCCTGCGCACCCCCTCGCGCCAGTCCAGCACGGCCACCAGTTCCAGCTCAGCTGGCGGGAGCAGCTCGGTGCGCCGCTTCTCCCTCGGAGGTCAGGGGCAGCAGCACGGGTACTTGGTGTCAGCGTCTGCACCAAGCACCCGTGTCttcacctccccctccacaccTCAGCCGCTACTcccaccaccccctccacccccctacACCTCCCCTGCAGCCTGCATGCCAGGCGGGCGCCAGCACCCTCACTCCCATGCCCAGCTGCAGCTGCACCAGCCCATGCACCCACACCAACAGCCTCACCTGGCCCAGGGCCCGGGCTTCCTGCTGCCCCAGCAGTACTTCTTCCCCCTACAGCCGGAGCACTTCTCCGGGGCTAAGGGCTTTGCAGACTTTGGACAGAGCTGA